The following coding sequences are from one Ornithodoros turicata isolate Travis chromosome 1, ASM3712646v1, whole genome shotgun sequence window:
- the LOC135369070 gene encoding THAP domain-containing protein 1-like codes for MPGCCAVDCRNRGEEGKKLFAIPRGKENESRRKVWVHRIGRKDFIPTASTRLCEDHFTTDQFEPAILENTGQKQLKPFAIPSIFSHRPPVQTRKPPLKRVQIETPVTATPTASKETVDASPAQHMDNASTDVPVSHQPGPAMPTAVPSLEDCTPGQDHPTTDASTHVALVKRIQQLEAELDTVRRKLKLSQKQRCHAIAVNRRMAVGLKKYLNEDQVKCLQRSTMKGTAWGRKTVVKALKIRLSCGARGYNAVKELGQLLPSERTLQRHLEGYKFHPGLLQDIMKSLALKVQRHK; via the exons ATGCCCGGTTGCTGCGCAGTAGATTGCCGCAACCGGGGTGAAGAAGGGAAAAAGCTTTTTGCAATCCCTCGCGGCAAGGAGAATGAGTCTAGACGAAAGGTGTGGGTGCACAGGATCGGGCGCAAGGATTTTATACCAACAGCGAGCACGAGACTGTGTGAG GACCATTTCACCACAGACCAGTTCGAGCCAGCAATTCTGGAAAATACTGGACAGAAGCAACTCAAGCCATTTGCTATTCCGAGCATATTCTCCCACCGGCCGCCGGTACAGACGAGGAAGCCACCGCTCAAAAGAGTGCAAATTGAGACTCCAG TCACAGCTACTCCCACAGCTTCAAAAGAAACTGTAGATGCCTCACCAGCACAGCACATGGATAATG CCTCTACCGATGTTCCTGTCAGTCACCAGCCAGGACCTG CTATGCCCACAGCAGTGCCAAGCTTAGAAGACTGCACACCTGGACAAGACCATCCAACGACTG ATGCATCCACTCATGTAGCCCTGGTCAAGAGGATTCAGCAACTTGAAGCTGAGCTCGATACTGTACGACGGAAGCTCAAGTTGTCTCAAAAGCAGAGGTGTCATGCCATTGCTGTCAACAGACGAATGGCCGTGGGACTGAAGAAGTACCTAAATGAGGACCAAGTGAAGTGTCTTCAGAGGTCAACAATGAAAGGCACAGCCTGGGGCAGAAAGACTGTAGTCAAGGCATTAAAAATACGACTATCGTGTGGAGCACGAGGTTACAATGCTGTGAAGGAACTTGGTCAACTGTTGCCTTCCGAACGGACTCTGCAAAGGCATCTGGAGGGCTACAAATTCCATCCAGGGTTGTTACAAGACATCATGAAGTCTCTCGCACTAAAGGTACAAAGGCACAAATAA